From Streptomyces sp. NBC_00775, one genomic window encodes:
- a CDS encoding glycosyltransferase 87 family protein: MTVIALPRVRRRAPVALGVCLLSFAAFWCAQRAAHVSMIDLMVYRAEGETVRAGGDLYALRTTEAHLPTTYPPFAALLFTPLTLLDTAGMRTLATAGNLALLVVFVTLSLRLVGHARVECVWWIAAAAVWCEPVWTTLRYGQVNLLLAVLVLWDLSRRPGHRCAGVGIGIAAAIKLTPALFAVFLLVAGVVEHTRRGSGGRWLRHARGAAVAFAGATLLAAAVLPHDSWRFWTRMVFEAGRVGLVEDTANQSLRGVLARLLHTTEPGTRWIAAAALAGAAGLAVAVAAELRGRRDWATVACAVTALLVSPVSWSHHWVWCVPMVLVLATTNRTAAVCTALAFCTYALWWVPHGPGRLELHQTGGELTLSALYVAAGLAFLTLIGVRLWRTSRTV, encoded by the coding sequence GTGACCGTGATCGCGCTCCCCCGTGTCCGCCGCCGTGCGCCCGTCGCCCTGGGGGTGTGCCTGCTGTCGTTCGCGGCCTTCTGGTGCGCGCAGCGGGCCGCACACGTGTCGATGATCGACCTGATGGTGTACCGCGCGGAGGGTGAGACGGTCCGCGCGGGCGGTGACCTCTACGCGCTGCGCACGACCGAGGCCCATCTGCCCACCACGTACCCGCCGTTCGCGGCGCTGCTGTTCACACCACTGACGCTGCTGGACACGGCGGGCATGCGCACACTGGCGACGGCCGGAAACCTGGCCCTTCTTGTGGTGTTCGTGACCCTCTCGCTGCGCCTCGTGGGCCACGCGCGCGTGGAGTGCGTCTGGTGGATCGCGGCGGCCGCCGTGTGGTGCGAACCGGTCTGGACGACACTGCGGTACGGCCAGGTCAATCTGCTGCTGGCCGTCCTGGTGCTGTGGGACCTGTCACGGCGGCCCGGACATCGCTGCGCCGGTGTGGGCATCGGAATCGCCGCGGCGATCAAGCTGACGCCCGCACTCTTCGCGGTGTTCCTCCTGGTCGCCGGTGTCGTGGAGCACACAAGGCGGGGCTCCGGAGGGCGGTGGCTGCGGCACGCGCGCGGGGCCGCCGTCGCGTTCGCCGGGGCGACGCTGCTGGCGGCCGCCGTCCTGCCGCACGACTCCTGGCGCTTCTGGACGCGCATGGTCTTCGAGGCCGGTCGGGTCGGGCTCGTCGAGGACACCGCGAACCAGTCGCTGCGCGGCGTCCTGGCCCGGCTGCTGCACACCACGGAGCCCGGCACCCGGTGGATCGCGGCGGCGGCCTTGGCGGGCGCCGCGGGCCTGGCGGTCGCCGTGGCCGCCGAGCTGCGCGGGCGGCGGGACTGGGCGACGGTCGCCTGCGCGGTGACAGCGCTGCTGGTGAGTCCCGTGTCGTGGTCGCACCACTGGGTGTGGTGCGTGCCCATGGTCCTGGTCCTCGCGACGACGAACCGGACGGCCGCCGTCTGCACCGCCCTGGCCTTCTGCACGTACGCGCTGTGGTGGGTGCCACATGGGCCGGGCAGGCTCGAACTGCACCAGACGGGCGGCGAGTTGACGTTGTCGGCCCTCTACGTGGCAGCCGGTCTGGCGTTCCTGACCCTGATCGGGGTCAGGCTGTGGCGAACGAGTAGAACCGTTTGA
- a CDS encoding NADH-ubiquinone oxidoreductase-F iron-sulfur binding region domain-containing protein: protein MNEALPDVPEVRVVGLPQLTSGFDLVERLDLPMHLKVHGPLEPMGGEQLAGLAEAISLKGRGGAGFPFAKKLRSVAESAIKKGIRPVVVVNGSEDEPACRKDTVLINRAPHLILDGALLAAEAMGARTLVIGVTRESTQRSMEAALAERGLSNRRGSALRARVQRNPVRMVTGAAASLIRSIDGGPAIPPGRKISASQIGVGGAPTLLSNAETFAQLAIAARIGPDRYRNTGLYDEPGTVMLTVSGAVARPMVIEVPTGVPLRYVLQLAGAPPMPQGVLTGGYHGKWLDAATVNEAIVSRNSLDAVGGALGAGAILPITQQTCPLGESLRVAQWLAEESAGQCGPCYLGLPAAARGLEDILNGGGPAALEAVKQVAKAVKRRGACSHPDGSAMFIESTIKAFTDDLAAHVLGNGCGRPVEGVLPLFEGGQAPTGIPGGQGQQEAGPSRQKIYVDWTLCRGHGLCADILPEVFELGADGFPTVAQAQVPRYAEAKALRAVRRCPALALRIEEDTRSAAPARNNLPVLSQGRGRRALGSGR, encoded by the coding sequence GTGAACGAGGCCCTGCCCGACGTCCCGGAGGTCCGCGTCGTCGGACTTCCGCAGCTCACGTCGGGTTTCGACCTGGTTGAACGACTGGATCTCCCCATGCACCTCAAGGTGCACGGGCCGCTCGAACCGATGGGCGGCGAGCAGCTGGCAGGCCTCGCCGAGGCGATCTCCCTGAAGGGCCGCGGCGGCGCGGGCTTCCCGTTCGCCAAGAAGCTGCGTTCGGTCGCGGAGTCGGCCATCAAGAAGGGCATCCGCCCCGTGGTGGTCGTCAACGGAAGCGAGGACGAACCCGCCTGCCGCAAGGACACGGTGCTCATCAACCGTGCCCCGCACCTCATCCTGGACGGCGCCCTGCTGGCCGCGGAGGCCATGGGCGCGCGCACCCTGGTGATCGGTGTGACCCGCGAGTCCACCCAGCGGTCCATGGAAGCCGCGCTGGCAGAACGCGGGCTGAGCAACCGGCGCGGATCGGCCCTCCGCGCGCGCGTGCAGCGCAACCCGGTGCGCATGGTGACCGGAGCGGCGGCTTCGCTGATCCGCTCCATCGACGGCGGCCCGGCGATCCCGCCCGGCCGCAAGATCAGCGCGTCACAGATCGGCGTCGGCGGCGCGCCCACCCTGCTGTCCAACGCCGAGACGTTCGCCCAGCTGGCCATCGCAGCGCGCATCGGGCCCGACCGCTATCGCAACACCGGCCTGTACGACGAGCCGGGCACCGTCATGCTCACCGTCTCCGGCGCGGTCGCCCGCCCCATGGTGATCGAGGTCCCGACCGGTGTGCCGCTGCGGTACGTGCTCCAGCTGGCCGGCGCCCCGCCCATGCCGCAGGGTGTGCTGACCGGCGGCTACCACGGCAAGTGGCTGGACGCGGCGACGGTCAACGAGGCGATCGTCTCGCGCAACTCCCTGGACGCGGTGGGCGGTGCGCTCGGCGCGGGCGCGATCCTCCCGATCACCCAGCAGACGTGCCCGCTGGGTGAATCACTGCGGGTGGCGCAATGGCTGGCCGAGGAGAGCGCGGGACAGTGCGGTCCCTGCTACCTCGGTCTGCCCGCCGCGGCGCGCGGCCTGGAGGACATCCTCAACGGCGGCGGGCCGGCCGCTCTGGAGGCCGTGAAGCAGGTCGCCAAGGCCGTGAAGCGGCGCGGCGCCTGCTCGCACCCGGACGGCTCGGCGATGTTCATCGAGTCGACCATCAAGGCGTTCACGGACGACCTGGCCGCGCATGTCCTCGGCAACGGCTGCGGAAGGCCCGTGGAGGGCGTTCTGCCGCTCTTCGAGGGCGGCCAGGCCCCGACGGGTATCCCGGGCGGCCAGGGGCAGCAGGAGGCCGGTCCCAGCCGTCAGAAGATCTACGTCGACTGGACGCTGTGCCGTGGCCATGGGCTGTGTGCGGACATCCTCCCGGAGGTCTTCGAACTGGGCGCCGACGGCTTCCCGACCGTCGCGCAGGCGCAGGTGCCCCGGTACGCGGAGGCGAAGGCCCTGCGCGCCGTGCGCCGCTGCCCGGCGCTCGCGCTGCGCATCGAGGAGGACACCCGGTCCGCCGCGCCGGCGCGCAACAACCTGCCGGTCCTGTCCCAGGGGCGCGGCCGCCGCGCGCTCGGCAGCGGCCGCTGA
- a CDS encoding cytochrome b/b6 domain-containing protein, whose amino-acid sequence MNPRRNNSSIPRPGRSAYGALTAAALLLIPMVVLVGGDGLRDFLNFGAGVLSLVALTCSVVWGLVATDRLFLNTRQRLVAQAVHRTTAISSVAFLLLHITVKLALDHTTLVAALIPFGLGLTGTNGLIGFGSLAGLLMIFTAITGALRSAFASPAPVAARWRAVHMLAYPAWCSALVHGLYAGRPAKTYVTVLYSLCLVAVMAALALRSASGPFKRKVADRILAIIGDNNSPGARAAREDLEASRAAAAESPLPGFTTRGDSFVPPQRTGSPSPLYDAAPDPASTGSMPGFAAAYRATSGGAPGGNNFGATPTERFQTPLDMQPTESFQRVDGSSPSGSWPIPSPPPVGEAPQSAYDPLNDTGFNIPIYDNSATNAYGTSDVYDTGETNPAYGTYNTNDTYDSGPTTDVLPGAFDAPGSGEPWNAPSGGF is encoded by the coding sequence ATGAACCCTCGTCGCAACAACAGCTCGATACCCCGACCGGGCCGCTCGGCCTACGGGGCGCTGACGGCTGCCGCCTTGTTGCTCATACCCATGGTCGTGCTGGTCGGAGGCGACGGCCTGCGCGACTTCCTCAACTTCGGCGCCGGCGTGTTGTCGCTGGTCGCCCTCACCTGCTCCGTGGTGTGGGGCCTCGTCGCCACCGACCGGCTGTTCCTCAACACGCGTCAGCGACTGGTCGCCCAGGCCGTGCACAGGACGACCGCGATCTCCTCGGTCGCCTTCCTCCTGCTGCACATCACGGTCAAGCTGGCCCTCGACCACACCACCCTGGTCGCCGCACTGATCCCCTTCGGGCTCGGCCTCACGGGCACCAACGGACTCATCGGCTTCGGCTCCCTGGCCGGCCTGCTGATGATCTTCACGGCCATCACCGGCGCGCTGCGCAGCGCCTTCGCGTCCCCCGCGCCGGTCGCGGCGCGCTGGCGGGCCGTGCACATGCTGGCGTATCCGGCCTGGTGCTCGGCCCTGGTGCACGGCCTGTACGCGGGGCGCCCCGCGAAGACATACGTCACCGTGCTGTACAGCTTGTGCCTGGTCGCCGTGATGGCCGCCCTGGCGCTGCGCTCGGCCTCCGGCCCCTTCAAGCGCAAGGTCGCCGACCGGATCCTGGCGATCATCGGGGACAACAACAGCCCCGGCGCCCGCGCAGCCCGCGAGGACCTGGAGGCATCCCGTGCCGCCGCCGCGGAATCCCCGCTGCCGGGCTTCACCACCCGGGGGGACTCGTTCGTGCCCCCGCAGCGCACAGGGTCCCCTTCGCCGCTGTACGACGCCGCGCCCGACCCCGCCTCCACGGGCAGCATGCCCGGCTTCGCGGCCGCCTACCGGGCCACCTCCGGCGGGGCGCCCGGCGGGAACAACTTCGGGGCCACCCCGACCGAGCGCTTCCAGACACCGCTGGACATGCAGCCCACGGAGTCCTTCCAGCGCGTCGACGGCAGCAGCCCCTCGGGCAGTTGGCCCATCCCCTCCCCGCCCCCCGTCGGCGAGGCGCCCCAATCGGCGTACGACCCCCTCAACGACACGGGATTCAACATCCCCATCTATGACAATTCGGCCACCAACGCCTACGGCACGAGTGACGTGTACGACACCGGTGAGACGAACCCCGCCTACGGCACGTACAACACCAACGACACGTACGACAGCGGTCCCACGACTGACGTACTGCCGGGCGCCTTCGACGCTCCTGGCTCCGGTGAACCATGGAACGCCCCTTCCGGAGGCTTTTAA
- the leuS gene encoding leucine--tRNA ligase — translation MSETTTAATSEVAAPHRYTAVLAAEIEARWQDFWDAEGTYEAPNPSGDLAGDPELVAKPKKFIMDMFPYPSGAGLHVGHPLGYIATDVSARYQRMTGHNVLHTLGFDAFGLPAEQHAVSTGEHPRITTEAAINNMKSQLRALGLGHDKRRSFATIDPEYYKWTQWIFLQIFNSWYDDEADKARPIAELVAQFESGERAVPAVGGTTRAWNELSAAERADVLSEYRLAYASDAPVNWSPGLGTVLANEEVTADGRSERGNFPVFKAKLRQWNMRITAYADRLLDDLDALDWPEAIKLQQRNWIGRSEGARVDFPIDGEAITVFTTRPDTLFGATYMVLAPEHPLVGKFTPAAWPQGTHEVWTGGHATPAEAVAAYRAQAASKSDVERQAEAKDKTGVFTGAYATNPVNGEQVPVFIADYVLMGYGTGAIMAVPAGDQRDFEFARAFELPVHCIVEPTDGRGTDTSTWENAFGSYDAKIINSANDDISLDGLGVADAKARITEWLARKGIGEGTVNFRLRDWLFSRQRYWGEPFPIVYDEDGVAHALPESMLPLELPEVEDYSPRTFDPDDANTSPETPLSRNEDWVNVTLDLGDGRGPQKYRRETNTMPNWAGSCWYELRYLDPHNDQKLVDPAIEQYWMGPREGQPHGGVDLYVGGAEHAVLHLLYARFWSKVLFDLGHVSSVEPFHKLFNQGMIQAFVYRDSRGIAVPAAEVEERDGAYYYQGEKVSRLLGKMGKSLKNAVTPDEICAEYGADTLRLYEMAMGPLDVSRPWDTRAVVGQYRLLQRLWRNVVDEATGEVTVVDTEPDEDTLRALHKAIDGVRQDLEGMRFNTAIAKVTELNNHLTKVGGPVSRSVAEALVLLVAPLAPHIAEELWRKLGHTDSVVHQDFPVADPAYVVDEAVTCVVQIKGKVKARLEVSPSISDEELEKVALADEKVVAALGGAGIRKVIVRAPKLVNIVTA, via the coding sequence ATGAGCGAGACGACTACCGCTGCCACCTCCGAGGTGGCCGCGCCGCACCGCTACACGGCCGTCCTGGCCGCTGAGATCGAGGCACGCTGGCAGGACTTCTGGGACGCCGAGGGCACGTACGAGGCGCCGAACCCGAGCGGCGACCTGGCCGGAGACCCCGAGCTGGTCGCCAAGCCCAAGAAGTTCATCATGGACATGTTCCCGTACCCCTCCGGTGCGGGCCTCCACGTCGGCCACCCCCTGGGATACATCGCCACCGATGTATCCGCCCGGTATCAGCGCATGACGGGCCACAACGTCCTGCACACCCTGGGCTTCGACGCCTTCGGCCTGCCCGCCGAGCAGCACGCCGTGTCGACGGGCGAGCACCCTCGGATCACCACCGAGGCGGCCATCAACAACATGAAGTCCCAGCTGCGCGCGCTGGGCCTGGGCCACGACAAGCGCCGGTCGTTCGCCACGATCGACCCGGAGTACTACAAGTGGACCCAGTGGATCTTCCTGCAGATCTTCAACTCCTGGTACGACGACGAAGCCGACAAGGCCCGCCCGATCGCCGAGCTGGTCGCCCAGTTCGAGAGCGGTGAGCGTGCCGTTCCGGCCGTCGGCGGCACCACGCGCGCGTGGAACGAGCTGAGCGCCGCCGAGCGCGCCGACGTCCTGAGCGAGTACCGCCTGGCGTACGCCTCCGACGCGCCCGTCAACTGGTCTCCCGGACTGGGCACCGTACTGGCCAATGAGGAGGTCACCGCCGACGGCCGTTCCGAGCGCGGCAACTTCCCCGTCTTCAAGGCCAAGCTGCGCCAGTGGAACATGCGCATCACCGCCTACGCCGACCGGCTGCTGGACGACCTGGACGCGCTGGACTGGCCCGAGGCCATCAAGCTGCAGCAGCGCAACTGGATCGGCCGCTCCGAGGGCGCCCGCGTCGACTTCCCGATCGACGGCGAAGCGATCACGGTCTTCACCACGCGCCCGGACACCCTGTTCGGCGCCACCTACATGGTGCTGGCGCCCGAGCACCCGCTGGTCGGGAAGTTCACCCCGGCCGCCTGGCCCCAGGGCACCCACGAGGTGTGGACGGGCGGACACGCGACCCCGGCCGAGGCCGTCGCCGCCTACCGTGCGCAGGCCGCCTCGAAGTCCGATGTCGAGCGGCAGGCCGAGGCCAAGGACAAGACCGGCGTCTTCACCGGCGCGTACGCGACCAACCCGGTCAACGGCGAGCAGGTCCCGGTCTTCATCGCCGACTACGTACTGATGGGCTACGGCACCGGCGCGATCATGGCCGTCCCGGCTGGCGACCAGCGCGACTTCGAGTTCGCGCGCGCCTTCGAGCTGCCGGTCCACTGCATCGTCGAGCCGACCGACGGCCGCGGCACCGACACGTCGACGTGGGAGAACGCCTTCGGGTCGTACGACGCGAAGATCATCAACTCCGCCAACGACGACATCTCGCTGGACGGCCTGGGCGTCGCCGACGCCAAGGCCCGCATCACCGAGTGGCTGGCGCGCAAGGGCATCGGCGAGGGCACCGTCAACTTCCGGCTGCGCGACTGGCTGTTCAGCCGCCAGCGCTACTGGGGCGAGCCCTTCCCGATCGTCTACGACGAGGACGGCGTCGCCCACGCGCTGCCCGAGTCGATGCTGCCCCTGGAGCTGCCGGAGGTCGAGGACTACTCGCCGCGCACCTTCGACCCGGACGACGCGAACACGTCCCCGGAGACCCCGCTGTCCCGCAACGAGGACTGGGTCAACGTCACCCTGGACCTGGGCGACGGCCGCGGCCCGCAGAAGTACCGCCGCGAGACCAACACCATGCCCAACTGGGCCGGTTCCTGCTGGTACGAGCTGCGCTACCTGGACCCGCACAACGACCAGAAGCTGGTCGACCCGGCCATCGAGCAGTACTGGATGGGTCCGCGCGAGGGCCAGCCGCACGGCGGCGTCGACCTGTACGTCGGCGGCGCCGAGCACGCCGTGCTGCACCTGCTGTACGCGCGCTTCTGGTCCAAGGTGCTGTTCGACCTGGGGCATGTCTCCTCGGTCGAGCCGTTCCACAAGCTGTTCAACCAGGGCATGATCCAGGCCTTCGTGTACCGCGACAGCCGTGGCATCGCGGTGCCCGCCGCCGAGGTGGAGGAGCGCGACGGCGCGTACTACTACCAGGGTGAGAAGGTCTCCCGGCTGCTGGGCAAGATGGGCAAGTCCCTGAAGAACGCCGTCACTCCGGACGAGATCTGCGCCGAGTACGGGGCGGACACGCTGCGCCTGTACGAGATGGCGATGGGTCCCCTGGACGTGTCCCGGCCGTGGGACACGCGCGCGGTGGTGGGCCAGTACCGGCTGCTGCAGCGGCTGTGGCGCAACGTCGTCGACGAGGCGACCGGTGAGGTCACCGTCGTCGACACCGAGCCGGACGAGGACACCCTGCGTGCCCTGCACAAGGCCATCGACGGCGTACGTCAGGACCTGGAGGGCATGCGGTTCAACACCGCCATCGCCAAGGTCACCGAGCTGAACAACCACCTGACCAAGGTGGGCGGCCCGGTGTCGCGAAGCGTCGCCGAGGCCCTGGTGCTGCTGGTCGCGCCGCTGGCCCCGCACATCGCCGAGGAGCTGTGGCGCAAGCTGGGCCACACCGACTCGGTCGTCCACCAGGACTTCCCGGTTGCCGACCCGGCGTACGTCGTGGACGAGGCCGTGACCTGCGTCGTGCAGATCAAGGGCAAGGTCAAGGCGCGCCTGGAGGTCTCCCCGTCGATCTCCGACGAGGAGCTGGAGAAGGTCGCGCTGGCCGACGAGAAAGTCGTCGCGGCGCTGGGAGGCGCGGGGATCCGCAAGGTGATCGTGCGGGCGCCGAAGCTGGTGAACATCGTTACGGCGTAG
- a CDS encoding DegV family protein — protein MSRHVAIVTDSTAYLPPLTMERHGITAVPLTVVLGDQALEEGTEISARSLAQALQKRRPVTTSRPSPELFAATYRKVAESGATGIVSLHLSSEFSGTYDAAVLAAREAPVPVRVVDTGMVAMALGFCALAAAESAEAGGTIDDAVTAAEKRAAGTFAYFYVDTLDYLRRGGRIGAAQALLGSALAVKPLLQLDDGRIELLEKVRTASKAIARLEEIVAVRAGDAQVDIAVHHLAAPERASALADRLRARVPGLADLHVSEVGAVIGAHTGPGLLGAVVSPR, from the coding sequence ATGTCCCGCCATGTCGCGATCGTCACCGATTCAACGGCCTACCTGCCGCCGCTGACGATGGAGCGCCACGGCATCACAGCGGTGCCCCTGACCGTGGTCCTCGGTGACCAGGCACTCGAAGAGGGCACTGAGATCTCGGCCCGCTCCCTGGCCCAGGCGCTGCAGAAGCGGCGCCCCGTCACGACGTCCCGGCCCAGCCCCGAGCTCTTCGCCGCGACCTACCGCAAGGTCGCCGAGTCCGGTGCCACCGGCATTGTCTCCCTCCATCTGTCGTCCGAGTTCTCGGGCACGTACGACGCCGCGGTGCTCGCGGCGCGGGAGGCTCCGGTGCCGGTGCGGGTGGTGGACACCGGGATGGTCGCGATGGCCCTCGGGTTCTGCGCGCTGGCCGCGGCCGAGTCGGCGGAGGCGGGGGGCACGATCGACGACGCGGTCACAGCCGCGGAGAAGCGGGCCGCGGGCACCTTCGCGTACTTCTACGTCGACACCCTCGACTATCTGCGCCGGGGCGGCCGGATCGGGGCCGCGCAGGCTCTGCTGGGCTCCGCGCTCGCGGTGAAGCCACTGCTGCAGCTGGACGACGGCCGCATCGAACTCCTGGAGAAGGTACGGACGGCGTCCAAGGCGATCGCCCGGCTGGAGGAGATCGTTGCCGTGCGCGCGGGCGACGCCCAGGTCGATATCGCCGTCCATCATCTGGCCGCCCCCGAGCGGGCCTCGGCACTCGCGGACCGGTTGCGGGCGCGGGTGCCCGGGCTGGCCGATCTGCATGTCAGTGAGGTCGGAGCGGTGATCGGAGCGCACACGGGGCCTGGGCTGCTGGGGGCGGTTGTCTCACCTCGGTGA
- a CDS encoding ComEA family DNA-binding protein, producing the protein MRVGAHDATHAAHVDVASSTAESGAWRDRVGLAVRERMPLWLQSRCGLERRNVAALTVLLVVAGVFAMQHFWAGRTQSVRAPEVVRAAAPYGAKTGQGEQSDAGPDASAGAPSPAGTVMVVDVSGKVRSPGLQRLPTGSRVEDALRAAGGVRPGTNTESLNRARLLVDGEQIVVGAPASAVGPGTGGAGPVGAGGSTAGAAPSAPVALNTATVDQLDGLPGVGPVLAQHIIDYRTQHGGFRSVDELREVKGIGDRRFADLRNLVRP; encoded by the coding sequence GTGCGTGTCGGCGCGCACGACGCAACTCACGCCGCACACGTCGACGTCGCTTCGAGTACGGCGGAGTCGGGGGCGTGGCGGGACCGGGTCGGGCTCGCCGTGCGGGAGCGGATGCCGTTGTGGCTGCAGTCGAGGTGCGGTCTTGAGCGCAGGAACGTGGCCGCGCTGACCGTACTGCTTGTCGTCGCCGGGGTCTTCGCCATGCAGCACTTCTGGGCCGGCAGGACTCAGTCGGTCCGAGCCCCCGAGGTGGTGCGGGCGGCGGCTCCGTACGGGGCGAAGACCGGACAGGGGGAGCAGTCGGACGCGGGACCGGATGCCTCGGCCGGAGCGCCGAGTCCCGCCGGAACAGTGATGGTCGTGGACGTCAGTGGCAAGGTGCGCAGCCCCGGGCTCCAGCGATTGCCGACCGGTTCCCGTGTCGAGGACGCGCTGCGCGCGGCGGGCGGGGTGCGCCCCGGCACGAACACCGAGAGTCTCAACCGCGCGCGGCTCCTCGTGGACGGCGAACAGATCGTCGTCGGCGCTCCCGCGTCCGCGGTGGGACCAGGCACGGGCGGTGCGGGCCCAGTCGGCGCCGGTGGATCCACCGCCGGTGCGGCACCCTCGGCTCCGGTCGCCCTCAACACGGCGACAGTGGATCAGCTCGACGGCCTCCCGGGCGTCGGCCCCGTCCTGGCCCAGCACATCATCGACTACCGCACCCAACACGGCGGCTTCCGCTCGGTCGACGAGCTCCGCGAGGTGAAGGGAATCGGGGATCGCCGGTTCGCCGATCTGCGGAATCTGGTGCGGCCATGA